The Papio anubis isolate 15944 chromosome 1, Panubis1.0, whole genome shotgun sequence genome window below encodes:
- the LOC101004599 gene encoding cyclin-dependent kinases regulatory subunit 1, giving the protein MSHKQIYYSDKYDDEEFEYRHVMLPKDIAKLVPKTHLMSESEWRNLGVQQSQGWVHYMIHEPEPHILLFRRPLPKKPKK; this is encoded by the coding sequence ATGTCGCACAAACAGATTTACTATTCGGACAAATACGACGACGAGGAGTTTGAGTATCGACATGTCATGCTGCCCAAGGACATAGCCAAGCTGGTCCCTAAAACTCATTTGATGTCTGAATCTGAATGGAGGAATCTTGGCGTTCAGCAGAGTCAGGGATGGGTCCATTATATGATCCATGAACCAGAACCTCACATCTTGCTGTTCCGGCGCCCACTACCCAAGAAGCCAAAGAAATGA